In one Spirosoma rigui genomic region, the following are encoded:
- a CDS encoding porin family protein, which yields MHTYRLLLFTLLLTSPLLAGAQSNKPTGGHFGVKVGASLNRLNVSGITPNIPKQSLAPNLGVMYRYRLQKFVIQPELILAEKGGNFQTIRIGAAGRDTKTNKYYYASVPVLLGYIPTEGVTLQAGPEFSYALNSGSTNGPGSKNDLGIVAGVHYDFLDMLDKFSLHIRYVYGLNNVSPEPLAVYKNRSFQVSIVYNLYPKKKPVSR from the coding sequence ATGCACACGTACCGATTACTCCTCTTCACCTTATTACTGACCTCGCCCCTGCTGGCGGGAGCGCAAAGCAACAAACCCACCGGTGGCCATTTTGGTGTCAAAGTCGGGGCATCCCTGAACCGATTGAACGTATCCGGAATTACACCCAATATTCCTAAACAGTCATTAGCCCCTAACCTGGGGGTTATGTATCGGTACCGGTTACAGAAGTTCGTCATCCAGCCCGAACTGATTCTCGCCGAGAAGGGCGGAAACTTCCAGACCATCCGCATCGGGGCAGCGGGACGGGACACCAAAACGAACAAGTACTACTACGCCAGTGTACCAGTATTACTGGGCTACATTCCCACCGAGGGTGTTACGCTACAGGCGGGTCCCGAGTTCAGCTACGCGCTCAATTCAGGTTCTACCAACGGACCCGGCAGCAAAAACGACCTTGGTATCGTAGCCGGTGTTCACTACGACTTTCTGGATATGCTCGACAAGTTCAGTCTGCACATCCGCTATGTATACGGATTGAACAACGTATCGCCGGAGCCACTGGCCGTTTATAAAAACCGTTCATTCCAGGTGTCGATCGTGTATAACCTGTACCCGAAAAAAAAGCCGGTCAGTCGGTAA
- a CDS encoding YqgE/AlgH family protein, which translates to MNANPPSVTRGNLLIAEPFLGDTNFERSVVLVCEHSDAGTFGLVLNQLTDIHLCDVIDEINADLPLFVGGPVQQNTLHFIHRRPDLIDNSIRVLDGLYWSGDFEQIKEAVNVGTLTDRDARFFIGYSGWSEGQLAEELTQKAWIISTTDANFLFDTPANAFWRGVLKRMGGEYKSIAHYPLDPRLN; encoded by the coding sequence ATGAACGCAAACCCGCCATCCGTTACCAGGGGTAACCTGCTGATTGCCGAGCCTTTCCTGGGCGATACCAATTTCGAACGTAGTGTTGTGCTGGTGTGCGAACACAGCGACGCCGGCACATTTGGCCTGGTCCTGAACCAGCTGACCGATATTCACCTCTGTGATGTCATTGACGAGATCAATGCCGACTTACCCCTCTTCGTAGGCGGCCCCGTGCAGCAGAATACCCTGCACTTCATTCACCGCCGTCCCGACCTGATCGACAACTCCATCCGGGTGCTCGACGGGCTGTACTGGAGTGGCGATTTTGAGCAGATCAAAGAAGCCGTCAACGTGGGTACCCTGACCGACCGCGACGCCCGTTTTTTCATTGGTTATTCGGGCTGGAGCGAGGGGCAACTAGCCGAAGAACTTACCCAGAAAGCCTGGATCATCAGCACGACAGATGCTAATTTCCTCTTCGATACGCCCGCCAACGCGTTCTGGCGCGGGGTGTTGAAACGGATGGGTGGTGAGTATAAATCCATTGCCCACTACCCGCTCGACCCCCGCCTGAATTGA
- a CDS encoding DUF4230 domain-containing protein — protein sequence MSRLVTTFVRLVILVLLVVGLIALWEQIRGSNALSRFRRDDHTVQTVVLKEITALGKLELVRYTFKDIVEHEQLNTFLPNANAVLIVEGEATGCIDLAKISLNDITTSADSITIRLPKPELCSWKINHDRSRVYDTRFSFLDDSQLVSDAYRQAERQIRQSALNGGILQQTRQNADRMLKPLLAKISGRPVGLVFQE from the coding sequence ATGTCCCGACTCGTCACTACGTTCGTTCGATTAGTTATCCTTGTCCTGCTGGTTGTGGGGCTCATTGCCCTGTGGGAGCAGATTCGCGGCAGCAACGCGCTGAGCCGTTTCCGACGCGATGATCATACCGTCCAGACCGTAGTCCTGAAAGAAATAACGGCCCTGGGAAAGCTGGAACTGGTTCGGTACACCTTCAAGGATATTGTTGAACACGAGCAGTTAAATACGTTTCTGCCCAACGCCAACGCAGTCCTTATTGTGGAAGGTGAAGCAACAGGGTGCATCGACCTCGCGAAAATTTCCCTCAACGACATCACAACGTCGGCCGACTCAATCACGATCCGGCTGCCCAAGCCTGAACTCTGCAGCTGGAAAATCAACCACGACCGTTCCCGGGTATACGACACCCGCTTTTCGTTCCTCGACGATTCGCAGCTGGTCAGCGATGCCTACCGCCAGGCCGAGCGCCAGATCAGGCAGTCGGCCCTGAACGGCGGTATTCTTCAGCAGACCCGCCAAAACGCCGACCGGATGCTGAAGCCCCTGTTAGCCAAAATTTCGGGCCGGCCCGTTGGCCTTGTTTTTCAGGAGTAA